The following proteins come from a genomic window of Geminicoccaceae bacterium SCSIO 64248:
- a CDS encoding GNAT family N-acetyltransferase, protein MATPIRMRPATEADHPFLSWLAEACMRDYAVALWGTWRSRTIEEQPLDGCRIIVDGGEPIGCVTTIVQSDHIWIDQLYISPAFQGKGIGGMALRTVLSEAARTGVAVRLSVLATNPAIDFYLSHGMRVHEKTAERTIMTT, encoded by the coding sequence ATGGCTACACCGATCCGCATGCGCCCGGCAACCGAGGCCGACCATCCTTTCCTGTCGTGGCTGGCAGAGGCCTGCATGCGGGACTATGCCGTCGCTTTGTGGGGAACGTGGCGGTCCAGAACGATCGAGGAGCAGCCCCTGGACGGCTGCCGTATCATCGTCGATGGCGGCGAGCCCATCGGCTGCGTGACGACGATCGTGCAGTCCGATCATATCTGGATCGACCAGCTCTACATATCGCCGGCGTTTCAGGGGAAGGGCATCGGCGGGATGGCATTGCGCACCGTTCTCTCCGAGGCGGCAAGGACGGGCGTGGCTGTCCGACTGAGCGTTCTCGCGACCAACCCGGCGATCGATTTCTACCTGTCACACGGAATGCGGGTTCACGAAAAAACGGCCGAGCGGACGATCATGACCACATGA
- a CDS encoding MBL fold metallo-hydrolase: MRLRAVSGYGIKGPACFLAETGGARFLLDLGKGPDRGRLPDLAGIGTVDAVLISHGHADHVGGLDLLAGIGDPSVYATSAVRALATHPALQAARDLPLQGETAIAGVRVETGRNGHAPGGVWLRLGGEDGLVYMGDHSGESCLYPFDPPPGARVLVFDASYGDYDRPLDDARDELARRAADGPLLLPTQPAGRGLEMALALRERTDVPIRLCPVHLATLRTVCGHDEALLMPGKREALLRLAETCGEIDPAARPDGILIAAPADGGHGPSADMLRRHADDRSMRIVFTGHGAEGTPAKALVEAGRADVVRWNVHPRVSDNAALLARVGPERALPAFLPAERLAGLRDRLSDQRLATSGELEP, translated from the coding sequence ATGAGGCTGCGTGCGGTATCGGGCTACGGCATCAAGGGACCGGCCTGCTTCCTGGCCGAGACGGGCGGCGCCCGCTTCCTGCTCGACCTGGGCAAAGGACCCGACCGGGGCCGGCTGCCCGACCTCGCCGGGATCGGCACGGTCGATGCCGTCCTGATCAGCCACGGCCATGCCGACCATGTCGGCGGGCTCGACCTGCTGGCCGGGATCGGCGACCCGTCGGTCTACGCCACGAGCGCGGTCCGCGCGCTCGCCACCCATCCCGCCCTGCAGGCGGCGCGGGACCTGCCGCTCCAGGGCGAGACGGCGATCGCCGGCGTGCGCGTCGAGACCGGGCGCAACGGCCACGCGCCGGGCGGCGTCTGGCTGCGCCTGGGCGGCGAGGACGGCCTCGTCTACATGGGCGATCACAGCGGCGAGTCGTGCCTCTACCCGTTCGATCCGCCGCCCGGCGCCCGCGTCCTCGTCTTCGACGCGTCCTATGGCGACTACGACCGGCCGCTCGACGACGCCCGAGACGAGCTGGCCCGGCGCGCGGCGGACGGCCCCCTGCTCCTGCCGACGCAGCCGGCCGGCCGGGGCCTGGAGATGGCGCTCGCCCTGCGCGAGCGGACCGATGTCCCGATCCGCCTGTGTCCCGTCCACCTCGCGACGCTGCGCACCGTGTGCGGGCACGACGAGGCCCTGCTGATGCCGGGGAAGCGCGAGGCCCTGCTGCGTCTCGCGGAGACGTGCGGCGAGATCGATCCGGCCGCGCGGCCGGACGGCATCCTGATCGCGGCTCCGGCCGACGGCGGGCACGGGCCGTCCGCGGACATGCTGCGCCGCCACGCCGACGACCGGTCGATGCGGATCGTCTTCACGGGCCACGGCGCCGAGGGCACGCCGGCCAAGGCGCTGGTCGAGGCCGGCCGGGCGGACGTCGTGCGCTGGAACGTCCACCCCCGCGTGTCGGACAACGCGGCTCTGCTCGCGCGCGTCGGACCGGAACGGGCCCTGCCCGCGTTCCTCCCGGCCGAGCGCCTCGCCGGGCTTCGCGATCGCCTGTCCGATCAGCGCCTGGCCACATCGGGCGAGCTCGAGCCGTGA
- a CDS encoding LysE family translocator: protein MTFSALTVFALALAVAAGSPGPSIAALVARVLTGGLRSVLPFLAAMWLGEVLWLTMAVAGLAAIAQSFHAAFVVLKYLGVAYLLYLAWRMWTAPAGPDAAALPTRRNAWGMFTAGMMITLGNPKIMVFYMALLPTIIDMSAIGLASWAELVATLLAVLVAVDLGWALMAAKARRLLTSPRAVRIANRAGAGMMAGAAAAIARS from the coding sequence ATGACGTTCTCGGCCCTGACCGTGTTCGCGCTCGCCCTGGCCGTCGCGGCCGGCTCGCCCGGCCCCAGCATCGCGGCCCTGGTCGCGCGGGTGCTGACCGGCGGGTTGAGGAGCGTGCTGCCGTTCCTGGCGGCGATGTGGCTGGGCGAGGTCCTGTGGCTGACCATGGCGGTCGCGGGCCTGGCCGCGATCGCGCAGAGCTTCCACGCCGCCTTCGTCGTCCTGAAATATCTGGGCGTCGCCTACCTGCTCTACCTCGCCTGGCGGATGTGGACCGCGCCCGCCGGGCCGGATGCGGCGGCCCTGCCCACGCGCCGCAACGCCTGGGGCATGTTCACGGCCGGCATGATGATCACCCTGGGCAACCCCAAGATCATGGTCTTCTACATGGCGCTCCTGCCGACCATCATCGACATGAGCGCGATCGGCCTCGCGTCCTGGGCCGAACTGGTCGCCACCCTGCTGGCGGTGCTGGTCGCGGTCGATCTCGGCTGGGCCCTGATGGCGGCCAAGGCGCGCCGTCTCCTCACCAGCCCGCGCGCAGTGCGGATCGCCAACCGCGCCGGCGCCGGCATGATGGCGGGTGCCGCCGCGGCGATCGCCCGGAGCTGA
- a CDS encoding FAD-binding oxidoreductase: MADDSIFHPDFVNRPYWWDAAPPEDARETDLPAETDVLIVGSGWCGLSASLELARAGLRVDVLDAGPLGYGASTRSGGMVSSGQKLVLTGAWKVFGEENAARVFETSQETFTFISDLIARENLDADYQHVGRFFGAYVPAHYERLKRNAELLSTRTGVTTRMVPKAEQRGEIGSDVYHGGMVVEDYCGLHPAKYNKAFRDAARQAGAHLHSHSAVRSIARTDKGFVVDSVRGRIAAKEVIVATNGYTDRAVPELRRRVIPVASYIVATEPLAPEVMAEIMPHRRMMSDTRRELNYFRPSPDGTRLLLGCRAGVFDKDPKDAAHGNLARIRHIFPQLARTRLTHAWSGNVAMTFDHVPHMGVSEGVHYAMGCNGNGVAMATYLGHQTALKILGRQNRPCIFDGRPFPTRPYYTGVPWMVPLATAWYHLCDAFDGLRAKAA; this comes from the coding sequence ATGGCCGACGATTCCATTTTCCACCCCGATTTCGTCAACCGGCCCTATTGGTGGGACGCGGCGCCGCCCGAGGACGCGCGCGAGACCGACCTGCCGGCCGAGACGGACGTGCTGATCGTCGGCAGCGGCTGGTGCGGCCTGTCGGCGTCGCTCGAGCTGGCGCGCGCCGGGCTTCGGGTCGACGTGCTCGACGCCGGCCCGCTCGGCTACGGCGCCAGCACGCGCTCGGGCGGCATGGTCAGCTCCGGCCAGAAACTGGTCCTGACCGGCGCCTGGAAGGTCTTCGGCGAGGAGAACGCGGCGCGCGTGTTCGAGACCTCGCAGGAGACCTTCACCTTCATCTCCGACCTGATCGCGCGCGAGAACCTCGACGCCGACTACCAGCATGTCGGCCGCTTCTTCGGCGCCTATGTCCCCGCGCACTACGAGCGGCTCAAGCGCAACGCCGAGCTCCTGAGCACCCGCACCGGCGTGACCACCCGCATGGTGCCCAAGGCCGAGCAGCGCGGCGAGATCGGCTCGGACGTCTATCACGGCGGCATGGTGGTCGAGGACTATTGCGGCCTGCATCCCGCCAAGTACAACAAAGCGTTCCGCGACGCGGCGCGGCAAGCGGGCGCGCATCTCCATTCGCACAGCGCGGTGCGAAGCATCGCCCGGACGGACAAAGGCTTCGTCGTCGATTCCGTGCGCGGGCGGATCGCCGCGAAGGAGGTGATCGTCGCGACCAACGGCTACACCGACCGGGCCGTGCCCGAGCTGCGCCGCCGGGTCATCCCGGTCGCCAGCTACATCGTCGCGACCGAGCCGCTCGCGCCGGAGGTCATGGCCGAGATCATGCCGCATCGGCGGATGATGTCGGACACGCGCCGCGAGCTGAACTATTTCCGCCCCTCGCCCGACGGCACGCGCCTGCTGCTGGGCTGCCGGGCCGGCGTGTTCGACAAGGACCCGAAGGACGCCGCCCACGGCAACCTCGCGCGCATCCGCCACATCTTCCCGCAGCTGGCCAGGACCCGCCTGACCCATGCCTGGAGCGGCAACGTCGCCATGACCTTCGATCACGTGCCGCACATGGGCGTCTCGGAAGGCGTGCATTACGCCATGGGCTGCAACGGCAACGGCGTCGCGATGGCCACATATCTCGGCCACCAGACCGCGCTCAAGATCCTGGGACGCCAGAACCGGCCCTGCATCTTCGACGGCCGTCCGTTCCCGACCCGGCCCTACTACACGGGCGTGCCCTGGATGGTGCCCCTGGCGACCGCCTGGTACCACCTGTGCGACGCCTTCGACGGCCTCCGTGCGAAGGCGGCGTGA
- a CDS encoding aminotransferase class I/II-fold pyridoxal phosphate-dependent enzyme → MSTLVRRSWVPDAVEDYVLDIALDTVSSTSDAVAARIEGLIAQNKAIHEAECVNLNPATNIMNPRAEAVLAAGLGSRPSLGYPGDKYEMGLEAIEKIEVIAAELAAEVFDAPYAEIRLGSGALANLYAFMATCRPGDAVIVPPATIGGHVTHHKAGAAGLYGLVSHPAPVDADGYTVDLDALRGLAREVRPKLITIGGSLNLFPHPVAEIRAIAEEAGAWLLFDAAHLCGMIAGKAWPNPLAQGAHLMTMSTYKSLGGPAGGLLVTTEAELARRIDAIAYPGLTANFDAAKSAALALTLLDWREHGEAYASAMTATAKSLALALADAGLPVFARDEGCTTSHQFALEAAAYGGGQAAAKRLRRANILTCGIGLPVPTVDGDVNGLRMGTPEIVRFGMTEADMPELARLIADGLAADDPASVAPRTRGFRERFRTLHYIR, encoded by the coding sequence ATGTCCACCCTTGTCCGCCGTTCCTGGGTTCCCGACGCCGTCGAGGACTACGTGCTGGACATCGCCCTGGACACCGTCTCCTCCACATCGGACGCGGTCGCGGCCCGAATCGAGGGCCTGATCGCGCAGAACAAGGCGATCCACGAGGCGGAATGCGTCAACCTCAATCCCGCGACCAACATCATGAACCCGCGGGCCGAAGCGGTCCTCGCGGCCGGCCTGGGGTCACGGCCGTCCTTGGGCTATCCCGGCGACAAATACGAGATGGGCCTCGAGGCGATCGAGAAGATCGAGGTGATCGCCGCCGAGCTGGCGGCCGAGGTGTTCGATGCGCCCTATGCCGAGATCCGGCTCGGCTCGGGCGCGCTCGCCAATCTCTACGCCTTCATGGCGACCTGCAGGCCGGGCGACGCCGTGATCGTACCGCCGGCGACGATCGGCGGCCACGTCACCCATCACAAGGCGGGCGCTGCCGGTCTCTACGGCCTGGTCAGCCATCCGGCACCGGTCGATGCCGACGGCTATACGGTCGATCTCGACGCGCTGCGCGGACTGGCCCGCGAGGTCCGGCCGAAGCTGATCACCATCGGCGGCAGCCTCAACCTGTTCCCGCATCCCGTGGCGGAGATCCGTGCCATCGCCGAGGAGGCGGGAGCCTGGCTCCTGTTCGATGCCGCCCATCTCTGCGGCATGATCGCGGGCAAGGCGTGGCCGAACCCCCTGGCACAGGGCGCCCATCTCATGACCATGAGCACGTATAAGAGCCTGGGCGGTCCCGCCGGCGGGCTCCTGGTCACGACCGAGGCGGAACTGGCTCGGCGGATCGACGCGATCGCCTATCCCGGCCTGACCGCCAATTTCGACGCGGCGAAGTCGGCCGCGCTGGCGCTCACCCTGCTCGACTGGCGCGAGCACGGAGAGGCCTACGCATCGGCCATGACGGCGACCGCCAAAAGCCTGGCCCTCGCCCTGGCCGACGCCGGCCTGCCGGTGTTCGCCCGCGACGAGGGTTGCACGACCTCGCACCAGTTCGCGCTGGAGGCGGCCGCCTATGGCGGCGGGCAGGCGGCGGCCAAGCGCCTGCGCCGGGCGAACATCCTGACCTGCGGCATCGGGCTGCCCGTTCCGACCGTCGACGGCGACGTCAACGGCCTGCGCATGGGCACGCCCGAGATCGTCCGCTTCGGCATGACGGAGGCGGACATGCCCGAGCTGGCGCGGCTCATCGCCGACGGTCTGGCGGCCGACGATCCGGCATCGGTCGCGCCGAGGACACGCGGGTTCCGCGAGCGCTTCAGGACGCTGCACTACATCAGGTAG
- a CDS encoding histidine phosphatase family protein produces the protein MTAIALLRQPFYFLRHGETALNAAGLVCGQSDVPLTPRGEAQARAAVEVLTTLGIASVWCSPMRRARATAKPFADRSGLPVRIVDGLAERNWGDWEGRPRTEIRRDATPPGGESPDTFRTRVVAALGLIDGPWPVLIVGHAGIGRTIARLVTGEAERETIRNATPYRCEPASDGRTGAMTEVDAG, from the coding sequence GTGACGGCGATCGCGCTGCTGCGCCAGCCCTTCTACTTTCTCCGTCACGGCGAGACGGCGCTGAACGCCGCCGGGCTGGTCTGCGGCCAGAGCGACGTGCCGCTCACCCCGCGCGGCGAGGCGCAGGCGCGCGCGGCCGTGGAGGTGCTGACGACGCTCGGCATCGCCTCGGTCTGGTGCTCGCCCATGCGGCGCGCGCGGGCGACCGCCAAGCCGTTCGCCGACCGCTCCGGCCTGCCCGTGCGCATCGTCGACGGTCTCGCCGAGCGCAACTGGGGCGACTGGGAGGGCCGGCCGCGCACCGAGATCCGGCGCGACGCGACCCCGCCAGGCGGCGAGTCGCCGGACACGTTCCGCACCCGGGTCGTGGCCGCCCTGGGCCTGATCGACGGGCCATGGCCCGTCCTGATCGTCGGCCATGCCGGCATCGGCCGCACGATCGCGCGCCTGGTGACCGGCGAGGCCGAGCGCGAGACGATCCGCAACGCGACGCCCTATCGCTGCGAGCCCGCATCGGACGGGCGGACCGGGGCCATGACCGAGGTCGACGCCGGGTGA
- a CDS encoding glutathione S-transferase family protein: MKLYYAKHTCAQGIHILLEEIGKPYEAVRIDFGKQENYKEPFTRLSPKSKVPILELDDGQVLTEFGAIATYLALTSPEARLIPSDPLGHARMVEALDYAVGTIHTQGFGRLFRTARFSPREEDFDQVRATGKAMVEKGLAWVSEALGDKEYIVGGFSLADAALYYIENWAGEVDRKIGLAIPANVRAHFDRMTARPATRRALEMGDYNAETRM, from the coding sequence ATGAAGCTCTACTACGCCAAGCACACCTGCGCGCAGGGGATCCACATCCTGCTCGAGGAGATCGGCAAGCCCTACGAGGCGGTGCGCATCGATTTCGGCAAGCAGGAGAACTACAAGGAGCCCTTCACCCGGCTCAGCCCGAAATCCAAGGTGCCGATCCTGGAGCTCGACGACGGCCAGGTCCTGACCGAGTTCGGCGCGATCGCCACCTATCTCGCCCTGACCAGCCCCGAGGCGAGGCTGATCCCCTCCGATCCGCTCGGCCATGCGCGCATGGTCGAGGCGCTCGACTACGCGGTCGGCACGATCCACACCCAGGGCTTCGGCCGGCTGTTCCGCACGGCCCGCTTCTCGCCGCGCGAGGAGGACTTCGATCAGGTCCGCGCCACCGGCAAGGCGATGGTCGAGAAGGGCCTCGCCTGGGTGAGCGAGGCCCTGGGCGACAAGGAGTACATCGTGGGCGGCTTCTCGCTCGCCGACGCCGCCCTGTACTACATCGAGAACTGGGCGGGCGAGGTCGACCGCAAGATCGGCCTTGCCATCCCCGCCAACGTCCGGGCGCATTTCGACCGCATGACCGCGCGCCCGGCGACACGGCGCGCCCTGGAGATGGGCGACTACAACGCCGAGACGCGGATGTAG
- a CDS encoding iron ABC transporter permease: MADAGVLGTAAPARRRLSGFGSGEGVILAAVALYIGLFTLWPLGRLLAESLGADEEGRSFGILIDQWQSRSTARALWNTLEASLLASLVSVALGTVTALLVVLTDIRRKALVTFVLMLPLLIPPQITALAWIELAGPGSPILGPLGLAPAPGQTNPLYSLSGIVLVMGIEHATLVFLAVRAGLTGLPRDLVEAARLSGAGPLTTARRVILPLAGPSILAGAALAFVASIGNFGVPALLGIPGRYTMLTTLIYQRLNGFGPSVLGEVAAIALILILLTIAGLGLRAVLAGRMSAVVDRGGPVLAPFRLKTRRLPVELALWAVLVVIAVLPLLALLAASLKPAVGVPLTPDTATLDNYRFAVLGSEATRRAFANSLLLAGGTALVAALVAVPLAYLAVIRRLRPARALELVADTPYAVPGTVLALGVILVYLPPLPLLGVSIYGTLAIILIAYLARFLTLALRPVTASMETIEPALDEAARIVGARPLRRLVSIILPITAPAAAAGALLIFMTAFNELTVSALLWSTGTETIGVVVFFLQYEGNSPAASALAAVTVAVTLGLAGIIDLCARRLPAGVVPWRA; encoded by the coding sequence GTGGCTGACGCAGGCGTCCTCGGCACCGCCGCTCCGGCACGACGACGCCTTTCCGGGTTCGGCAGCGGCGAGGGCGTCATCCTCGCCGCGGTCGCGCTCTATATCGGCCTGTTCACCCTCTGGCCGCTTGGCCGCCTCCTGGCCGAGAGCCTGGGCGCGGACGAAGAAGGCCGCAGCTTCGGCATCCTGATCGACCAGTGGCAGAGCCGGAGCACGGCGCGCGCCCTGTGGAACACGCTGGAGGCCTCGCTCCTGGCCTCGCTGGTCTCGGTCGCGCTCGGTACCGTGACGGCGCTCCTGGTCGTGCTGACCGACATCAGGCGCAAGGCGCTGGTCACCTTCGTCCTGATGCTGCCTTTGCTGATCCCGCCGCAGATCACGGCGCTCGCCTGGATCGAGCTGGCCGGGCCGGGCAGCCCGATCCTGGGCCCGCTCGGCCTGGCGCCGGCGCCGGGCCAGACCAACCCGCTCTACTCGCTGTCCGGCATCGTGCTGGTCATGGGCATCGAGCATGCCACGCTGGTCTTCCTGGCCGTGCGCGCCGGCCTGACCGGGCTGCCGCGCGACCTGGTCGAGGCGGCGCGGCTGTCCGGCGCGGGACCGCTCACGACCGCGCGCCGGGTGATCCTGCCTTTGGCCGGCCCGTCGATCCTGGCCGGGGCCGCGCTCGCCTTCGTCGCCTCGATCGGCAATTTCGGCGTGCCCGCCCTGCTCGGCATACCCGGCCGCTACACCATGCTGACCACGCTGATCTACCAGCGCCTGAACGGCTTCGGCCCGTCGGTGCTGGGCGAGGTCGCCGCCATCGCCCTGATCCTGATCCTGCTCACGATCGCCGGCCTCGGCCTGCGCGCCGTCCTGGCCGGCCGGATGAGCGCGGTGGTCGATCGCGGCGGGCCGGTCCTCGCCCCCTTCCGCCTGAAGACCCGCCGCCTGCCGGTCGAGCTGGCGCTCTGGGCGGTGCTGGTCGTGATCGCCGTGCTGCCTCTGCTCGCCCTGCTCGCCGCTTCGCTCAAGCCGGCGGTGGGCGTGCCGCTCACCCCCGATACGGCCACCCTGGACAACTACCGCTTCGCGGTGCTCGGCTCCGAGGCGACCCGGCGGGCCTTCGCCAACAGCCTCCTCCTGGCCGGCGGCACGGCGCTCGTCGCCGCCCTGGTCGCCGTGCCGCTCGCTTATCTCGCGGTGATCCGCCGCCTGCGGCCGGCCCGCGCGCTCGAGCTGGTCGCGGACACGCCCTACGCCGTGCCCGGCACCGTGCTGGCCTTGGGCGTGATCCTGGTCTACCTGCCGCCCCTGCCGCTCCTGGGCGTCTCGATCTACGGCACGCTGGCCATCATCCTGATCGCCTATCTCGCCCGCTTCCTGACCCTGGCGCTGCGGCCGGTCACGGCCTCGATGGAGACGATCGAGCCCGCGCTGGACGAAGCGGCGCGCATCGTGGGCGCCCGCCCCCTGCGGCGGCTGGTCTCGATCATCCTGCCGATCACGGCGCCCGCCGCCGCGGCCGGCGCGCTGTTGATCTTCATGACCGCGTTCAACGAGCTGACCGTCTCGGCCCTGCTCTGGTCGACCGGCACCGAGACGATCGGCGTCGTCGTCTTCTTCCTGCAATACGAGGGCAACTCGCCGGCCGCCTCCGCCCTGGCGGCGGTGACCGTGGCCGTGACCCTGGGCCTCGCCGGCATCATCGACCTCTGCGCGCGCCGCCTGCCCGCCGGCGTGGTGCCCTGGCGGGCGTGA
- a CDS encoding ABC transporter substrate-binding protein, which translates to MTKIPEKAPDIMKTITRRTTLLLAALVAGLPTAASAQAERSITVYTSQPTEQMAAVIEAFNADHPDITVDLFRSGTTEVMNKLQAEFAAGNVQADVLLIADTLAMTKLKEEGRLLAYADAPVDTLPDALVDPDRTFFGTKLITTGIIYNTDLVETAPASWQDLLAEDVASSLIMPSPLYSGAAVIHVGTMVQQPEFGWDFYTALADEGAVAGQGNGSVVEAVARGEKAYGIIIEYMALNAKAKGSPVDFVFPSEGVSAITQPVAILKDSDAIEAAKTFVDWQLSAKAQEQSVEQGYFPVIEGMAPPAGYPDPASLTILEADDALMLKDEEASKREFADLFGG; encoded by the coding sequence GTGACCAAGATCCCCGAGAAGGCGCCGGACATCATGAAGACGATCACGCGACGCACGACGCTGCTGCTGGCCGCCCTTGTCGCCGGCCTTCCGACCGCGGCGTCGGCGCAGGCGGAGCGTTCGATCACCGTCTACACCTCGCAGCCGACCGAGCAGATGGCGGCCGTGATCGAGGCGTTCAACGCCGACCATCCCGACATCACGGTCGACCTGTTCCGCTCGGGCACAACCGAGGTCATGAACAAGCTCCAGGCGGAGTTCGCGGCGGGCAACGTCCAGGCCGACGTGCTCCTGATCGCCGACACCCTGGCGATGACCAAGCTGAAGGAGGAAGGTCGCCTTCTCGCCTACGCGGACGCGCCGGTCGACACCCTGCCGGACGCGCTGGTCGATCCCGACCGCACCTTCTTCGGCACCAAGCTGATCACGACCGGCATCATCTACAACACCGACCTGGTCGAGACAGCGCCCGCCTCCTGGCAGGACCTGCTGGCCGAGGACGTCGCGTCGAGCCTGATCATGCCGAGCCCGCTCTATTCCGGCGCGGCCGTGATCCATGTCGGCACCATGGTCCAGCAGCCTGAATTCGGCTGGGACTTCTACACGGCGCTGGCCGACGAGGGCGCGGTCGCCGGCCAGGGCAACGGCTCGGTGGTCGAGGCGGTCGCCCGCGGCGAGAAGGCCTACGGCATCATCATCGAGTACATGGCGCTGAACGCGAAGGCGAAGGGCTCGCCGGTCGATTTCGTCTTCCCGAGCGAGGGAGTCTCGGCGATCACCCAGCCGGTCGCCATCTTGAAGGACAGCGACGCGATCGAGGCCGCGAAGACCTTCGTCGACTGGCAGCTGTCGGCCAAGGCGCAGGAGCAGTCGGTCGAGCAGGGCTACTTCCCCGTGATCGAGGGCATGGCGCCGCCGGCCGGCTATCCCGACCCCGCGTCCCTGACCATCCTCGAGGCTGACGACGCCTTGATGCTCAAGGACGAGGAAGCCTCCAAGCGCGAGTTCGCCGACCTGTTCGGTGGCTGA
- a CDS encoding DUF302 domain-containing protein codes for MKTFTTTLVLLASLSTASVAAEDWITRESASSVDATADRLVEAVEGAGATLFARVDHAAGAQSVGQELPPTTLVIFGNPKVGTAIMQADPRAGLDLPMRVLVWQEDGRTMIGYEDPEALKARYAIEGADPSFATMAAALEKLTTVAAE; via the coding sequence ATGAAGACATTCACGACGACGCTGGTTCTGCTCGCGTCGCTGTCGACCGCCAGCGTCGCGGCCGAGGACTGGATCACGCGCGAGAGCGCGTCGTCCGTCGACGCCACGGCGGACCGGCTGGTCGAAGCGGTCGAGGGCGCCGGGGCCACGCTCTTCGCCCGGGTCGATCACGCGGCCGGCGCCCAGTCGGTCGGCCAGGAACTCCCGCCGACCACGCTGGTGATCTTCGGCAACCCCAAGGTCGGCACGGCCATCATGCAAGCCGATCCGAGGGCGGGCCTCGACCTGCCGATGCGCGTCCTGGTCTGGCAGGAGGACGGCCGGACGATGATCGGCTACGAGGATCCCGAGGCGCTCAAGGCGCGCTATGCGATCGAGGGCGCGGACCCGTCGTTCGCGACGATGGCGGCCGCGCTCGAGAAGCTGACCACCGTCGCCGCCGAATGA
- a CDS encoding ABC transporter ATP-binding protein, with the protein MARLGLEAVSKTFGKTAVVDDVSLEVESGTFAALLGPSGCGKTTLLRLIAGLETPDAGRIALGERAVADGAVFVEPEDRGLGMVFQSYALWPHMTVAENVAFGLRVRRIPAAERRRLVAEALAAVDLSAYGERKPGALSGGQRQRVALARCLALRPPVVLLDEPLANLDPHLRGTMQRAFRRIHRETGTTFLYVTHDQSEAMALADRIAVMDRGRVQQVASPMELYRRPANAMVAGFIGHGSVVPVDVLDSEGGERLLVALAGRRIRANGVAGKGAGLLCLRRENLTIVPPPADGAERDILPARVADVRYQGDGFAAEVVLDGMDATVLQAHARTAPMPGDAIGLRVDDAWVLKDERMGR; encoded by the coding sequence ATGGCACGTCTCGGCCTCGAGGCCGTCAGCAAGACCTTCGGCAAGACGGCCGTCGTCGACGACGTCTCGCTCGAGGTCGAATCGGGCACGTTCGCGGCGCTGCTCGGCCCGTCGGGCTGCGGCAAGACCACGCTGCTCCGCCTGATCGCCGGCCTTGAGACGCCCGATGCCGGCCGCATCGCCCTGGGCGAGCGGGCCGTCGCCGACGGCGCCGTCTTCGTCGAGCCGGAGGATCGCGGCCTCGGCATGGTGTTCCAGTCCTACGCCCTGTGGCCGCACATGACCGTCGCCGAGAACGTGGCGTTCGGCCTGCGGGTCCGGCGGATTCCGGCGGCCGAGCGCCGCCGCCTGGTCGCCGAGGCGCTGGCGGCCGTCGACCTTTCCGCCTACGGCGAGCGCAAGCCGGGCGCGCTGTCGGGCGGCCAGCGGCAGCGGGTGGCGCTCGCCCGCTGCCTGGCGCTGCGGCCGCCGGTCGTCCTGCTCGACGAGCCGCTCGCCAATCTCGATCCGCATCTGCGCGGCACCATGCAGCGTGCGTTCCGGCGCATCCATCGCGAGACCGGCACCACCTTCCTCTACGTCACGCACGACCAGTCCGAGGCGATGGCGCTGGCCGACCGCATCGCGGTGATGGACCGGGGCCGCGTGCAGCAGGTCGCCAGCCCGATGGAGCTCTACCGCCGTCCGGCCAACGCTATGGTCGCGGGCTTCATCGGCCACGGCAGCGTGGTGCCGGTCGACGTCCTGGACAGCGAGGGCGGGGAGCGCCTGCTCGTCGCGCTGGCCGGCCGGCGGATCCGGGCGAACGGCGTCGCCGGCAAGGGCGCGGGCCTGCTCTGCCTGCGCCGGGAGAACCTGACGATCGTGCCGCCGCCGGCCGACGGCGCCGAGCGCGACATCCTTCCGGCCCGCGTCGCCGACGTCCGCTACCAAGGCGACGGCTTCGCGGCCGAGGTCGTGCTCGACGGCATGGACGCGACCGTCCTGCAGGCGCACGCACGCACCGCCCCGATGCCGGGCGACGCGATCGGGCTGAGGGTGGACGACGCCTGGGTGCTGAAGGACGAGAGGATGGGACGATGA